A window from Gossypium raimondii isolate GPD5lz chromosome 7, ASM2569854v1, whole genome shotgun sequence encodes these proteins:
- the LOC128042306 gene encoding uncharacterized protein LOC128042306, with product MASAMEQSSCSSRRYDEPDFSLREWGVKARVSRENTASRRYSASYIRSFREDSRSFRSNITIYSTASSPGYCLKDEIDPSTYSFTTALKALQARTMYSSWECLSPEGFALNSKWNEAEKYICNPLSGEVPMECLSAKTLSGRSFRNLTNRITMSAPLVYSHSSCHFQTKSSRTVSQDIDQFPERKAVSLTRDVGIQSTPPDLCSGSLSPASTPPILERTLKRCGTETGDSTDSNTKSKANEQVQVKETRENEETKKDEEIRQPAGCLSCVRKKQRNKHKSGRKSIFCFPSF from the exons ATGGCATCTGCCATGGAGCAATCTTCTTGTAGTTCAAGACGATACGATGAACCGGATTTTAGTTTGAGGGAATGGGGTGTCAAGGCTCGAGTTAGCCGAGAAAACACTGCTTCTAGAAGATATTCAGCATCATATATCAGAAGTTTTAGAGAAGATTCAAGGTCTTTTAGATCAAATATAACCATTTATAGCACTGCTTCATCTCCTGGATATTGTTTGAAAG ATGAGATTGACCCTTCAACATACTCCTTTACAACAGCTCTTAAAG CCTTGCAGGCAAGAACAATGTACAGTAGTTGGGAATGCTTGTCACCAGAGGGGTTTGCTTTGAACTCTAAGTGGAATGAAGCAGAGAAGTACATTTGCAACCCTCTTTCAGGGGAGGTTCCAATGGAATGTTTATCTGCAAAAACACTGAGTGGAAGGTCATTTCGAAACTTAACAAACCGAATCACCATGTCTGCTCCTCTCGTTTACTCCCATTCATCATGTCATTTCCAAACAAAGTCGTCCAGGACAGTTTCACAAGACATAGATCAGTTTCCAG AAAGGAAAGCTGTGAGCTTGACTCGAGATGTGGGAATTCAAAGCACACCACCTGATCTTTGTTCAGGCAGTCTTAGCCCTGCTTCAACTCCTCCAATCTTAGAGAGAACATTGAAGCGATGCGGGACGGAAACTGGAGATTCAACTGATTCTAACACGAAATCAAAAGCTAATGAACAG GTTCAAGTGAAAGAAACTAGAGAGaatgaagaaacaaaaaaggatGAAGAAATTAGACAACCTGCAGGATGCTTATCATGTGTGAGAAAAAAGCAGAGAAACAAACACAAATCAGGAAGGAAAAGTATCTTCTGTTTTCCCTCGTTTTAG